The genomic segment CATCTTTTATTTCTAAGTTTATTCCATGTACTGCTTTAAATCCATTCGGATATTGTTTTTCAACGTTCTTTAAAATTACTTCTGCCATTTATTCTCTCCTAATAAAAAATATTTCTATACCTATATTATACCTCAACTTTTAATAAAGTCAATGTCAATATTGAAATTTTTTTGCAAAAAATAATGTGTTTTTGAAATTTTGTTCAATGTATAAATCTAATTTTTTATACCAGCTTTCATAAGCCTAATAATTGCACCTCTATCGTTTTCATCAAGTTTCATTCTAATAAACTTAATAGTCTCTTCTAAAGTTGGTATAGTCATATATTCTAAAGCATTAACTCTTCTTCTTGTTTTTTCTATTTCATCTGCCATTAACTGTGCTGATTTTTCAATTTCTGAAAGCTTTAACAAATCTTTCATTACAAAACTTAAATCTTCCACAGCCATATCTAGTTCTGAACTTGTAGAAGCAAATGAATATGGATAAATGTCATTTTCATCTCCATTTTTTTCTAATGATATTTGAGGTATTCTAACACTCATAACATTTTTCTTTTCTACATTTACTTCATAACTAATCTTTGGAACTGCAACTGCTTCTTCAAAAGAAGTTTCTGAAATTAATGATTTTGAAATTGCAAAGTTTTTTAAAGATCTAGTCAATTTTTCTTCAACCATTTTTCTCATATCTCTATTTTGTTTTACAGTTTCTATAAAAATTCTCATTAACTCATCTTGCTTATCTTTAAGTAATTTATGACCTTTTTTTGCTGTGACCAACTTAATTTTAAGTTTACTTAACTCCATTCTAGTTGGATTAACATTTAATCTAGCCATAATTAATTATCCTTTTTTTCAAGATATTTTTCTAAATATTCATCTCTAATTCTCTTTAATTCGTTTTTAGGTAATATTCTTAGTAAGTCCCAACCTAATTCTAAAGTATCAATGATACTTCTATTTAAAGAAAATCCTTGACCAACATATTTTTCTTCAAATTCTGTTGCAAATTTTGCAAATTGTTTATCTGTATCTGAAAGTGCAGATTCTCCAAGTATTACTGCTAATTCTTTAGCTTCTTTACCTGTTGCATATGC from the Streptobacillus felis genome contains:
- a CDS encoding V-type ATP synthase subunit D, translated to MARLNVNPTRMELSKLKIKLVTAKKGHKLLKDKQDELMRIFIETVKQNRDMRKMVEEKLTRSLKNFAISKSLISETSFEEAVAVPKISYEVNVEKKNVMSVRIPQISLEKNGDENDIYPYSFASTSSELDMAVEDLSFVMKDLLKLSEIEKSAQLMADEIEKTRRRVNALEYMTIPTLEETIKFIRMKLDENDRGAIIRLMKAGIKN